The following are from one region of the Anaeropeptidivorans aminofermentans genome:
- a CDS encoding DUF6715 family protein — translation MNNKQTKTAGIFILVTFLIALMVFIGYLYYTNKNTVVYFNPNKRHAAEKLYYNIMNRNLETDYPASPEDVMEYNLNIIQLIYGNMIVEESLYENVILQQRKLFAKSLLEQNTLEQQTEVIKTAVSLLKEQQLSSYNISQLPTIFNPHDNDFCYIRVKQQLNNGEDFYWEYSLEKNKETDRWEIVLWTLTDEYYNPISENGELPAGKS, via the coding sequence ATGAATAATAAACAAACCAAGACGGCAGGGATTTTTATTCTGGTGACTTTCTTAATCGCTCTTATGGTATTCATAGGTTATCTCTATTATACCAATAAGAATACGGTTGTATATTTTAATCCCAATAAGAGACACGCTGCTGAAAAGCTATATTATAATATTATGAATAGGAATCTGGAGACGGATTATCCTGCAAGTCCAGAGGACGTTATGGAGTATAATTTAAATATAATACAGCTTATTTACGGTAATATGATTGTGGAGGAAAGTCTTTATGAAAATGTGATCCTCCAGCAGAGGAAACTTTTTGCCAAGTCACTTCTGGAGCAAAATACGCTGGAACAGCAGACTGAGGTAATAAAAACGGCGGTCAGCTTGCTTAAAGAGCAGCAATTAAGCAGCTATAACATATCTCAGCTTCCTACAATCTTTAACCCTCATGATAATGATTTCTGCTATATTAGGGTAAAACAGCAGCTTAATAACGGAGAGGATTTCTACTGGGAATATTCCTTAGAAAAAAACAAAGAAACAGACCGTTGGGAAATTGTTCTTTGGACATTAACCGACGAATATTATAATCCCATTTCCGAAAACGGAGAGCTTCCGGCAGGAAAATCATAA
- the trxA gene encoding thioredoxin, whose product MKVQQLTSDNFKSTIEKAGKPIIVDFYADWCGPCKMVSPIMEQIAEENQHIGVFKVNVDENPTLAAEFSVMSIPTIISFKDNNMYKKIIGARPKEDILDLVR is encoded by the coding sequence ATGAAGGTACAACAGCTTACAAGCGATAATTTTAAAAGCACAATAGAAAAGGCAGGCAAGCCTATTATTGTAGATTTTTATGCAGACTGGTGCGGTCCATGCAAAATGGTTTCACCTATTATGGAGCAAATTGCAGAGGAAAACCAGCACATCGGCGTATTTAAAGTAAACGTTGACGAAAACCCTACCCTTGCGGCAGAATTTTCCGTTATGAGCATACCTACAATCATATCCTTTAAGGATAATAATATGTATAAAAAAATTATAGGCGCAAGGCCTAAAGAGGATATTCTTGATCTTGTAAGATAA